One Nicotiana sylvestris chromosome 12, ASM39365v2, whole genome shotgun sequence genomic window carries:
- the LOC138883619 gene encoding nuclear localization sequence-binding protein-like, whose amino-acid sequence MTNPQDNPATPPPPTPSNSSTPPPPNTFPKPRLRRVKMLARKTVVSGAKGKKLNEKLKASQAQNSYSSSDSESYQSAIEGEGPGSSDSEKTQESPSKSESDLQKALDESKKKRLAKGKGKVTESSEDVEVEEMEQVHQEEVQPVEVQTPKPKKPKTSSKKFSSVSEATEHSLAKRTRSVVKQKQKQNSEDEE is encoded by the exons ATGACCAACCCACAAGACAATCCCGCAACCCCTCCACCACCCACTCCCTCTAATTCATCTACACCTCCTCCACCTAATACATTTCCAAAACCCAGACTGAGAAGggtgaaaatgcttgctcgaaaaacAGTAGTGTCTGGGGCAAAAGGGAAGAAATTAAATGAGAAGTTGAAGGCAAGCCAGGCCCAAAATTCCTACTCTAGCTCTGATTCTGAATCATATCAATCCGCTATTGAGGGAGAAGGacctgggtcttctgactctgaaaagactcaagaatcccCTTCTAAG AGTGAGAGTGATCTCCAGAAAGCATTAGATGAGAGTAAGAAGAAAAGGCTGGCTAAAGGAAAGGGGAAGGTTACAGAGTCCTCAGAGGATGTGgaggttgaggagatggaacaggtccatcaggaggaagttcaaccagtggaggttcagacccccaagcccaaaaagcccaagacttcttccaagaagtttTCCTCTGTGTCTGAGGCTACTGAACATtcactagccaagaggacaagatctgttgtaaaacaaaaacaaaaacaaaattctGAAGATGAGGAATAG